The proteins below are encoded in one region of Rana temporaria chromosome 2, aRanTem1.1, whole genome shotgun sequence:
- the LOC120926849 gene encoding gap junction alpha-2 protein-like isoform X2: protein MAGWDLLKILLDEVQEHSTLIGKVWLTVLFIFRILILSLAGESVWGDEQSDFICNTEQPGCTNVCYDKAFPISHVRYWVLQFLFVSTPTLIYLGHVIYLSRREEKLKLQNNETKTNKATESNIKDSKTESPIKKVKIQGALMCTYTTSVVFKSIFEGGFVFGQWYLYGFVMPPVFVCTRTPCPHKVDCFVSRPMEKTIFIIFMLVVSLISLLLNLLELIHLGCKQFNKTVNIKVPCHPTKGYTNAYPINLLHPHQSYPNPTPSDQETELPVYKPNSESSNWPSINTEEQVNCLDKTKASSECWSQSGSSVVVTNTPSSNANLASNSSSCQTSSKQQYV from the coding sequence atggCAGGATGGGATTTACTTAAAATATTGCTTGATGAAGTCCAGGAACATTCAACCCTCATTGGAAAGGTCTGGTTGACTGTGCTCTTCATTTTTAGAATTCTAATCCTCAGCTTGGCAGGAGAGTCCGTTTGGGGAGATGAACAGTCTGATTTCATCTGCAATACAGAACAGCCAGGATGTACCAATGTCTGTTATGATAAGGCTTTTCCTATCTCACATGTAAGGTATTGGGTTCTGCAGTTCCTTTTTGTCAGCACCCCAACATTGATTTACCTTGGCCATGTGATTTACTTGTCTAGGAGAGAGGAGAAACTGAAACTCCAGAACAATGAAACAAAGACCAATAAAGCCACAGAATCAAACATTAAGGACAGTAAAACTGAATCTCCTATCAAGAAGGTTAAGATTCAAGGAGCGTTAATGTGTACCTACACCACCAGTGTTGTCTTCAAAAGCATCTTCGAAGGTGGATTTGTTTTTGGTCAGTGGTACCTCTATGGTTTTGTGATGCCTCCAGTTTTTGTGTGTACTAGGACACCTTGTCCTCACAAGGTGGACTGTTTTGTCTCTCGACCTATGGAAAAAACGATTTTCATCATATTTATGCTGGTGGTGTCCCTTATCTCGTTGCTTTTGAATCTGCTGGAACTCATTCACCTTGGCTGCAAACAGTTTAATAAAACTGTTAATATTAAAGTTCCTTGCCATCCTACCAAGGGCTACACAAATGCATACCCAATCAATCTTCTACATCCACATCAATCTTACCCCAATCCAACACCAAGTGACCAAGAAACAGAGCTACCAGTTTACAAGCCAAACTCTGAAAGTAGCAACTGGCCTAGTATTAACACTGAAGAGCAGGTGAACTGTCTAGATAAAACCAAGGCATCATCTGAATGCTGGTCCCAAAGTGGATCATCTGTGGTAGTTACTAATACCCCTAGTTCAAATGCCAACCTGGCTTCCAATTCAAGCAGCTGCCAGACATCTAGCAAACAACAGTATGTATAG